One Vespa crabro chromosome 9, iyVesCrab1.2, whole genome shotgun sequence genomic region harbors:
- the LOC124426597 gene encoding cell division control protein 6 homolog, with product MTSKQTTISFPIRKKCSFYGTKRNDIKEDFSNATVRCTPTKYIPTVKKIVTLSSSESESDSDSENVKTNKVNSKENRSNDGVKTPRRVRKCDDSEDDHSSTPPKQKKSEKSVALSLTPSTLLDKLDLSSDEKKEKFVPKKLFGSNKYRNARKALHSSVSENLPGRETEIAKLQEFIREQLKNESSASLYVSGPPGTGKTACLYKIIQQPEFNSKFKVVYINCTTMKSAATIYSKIMQELDIPVPKSSRNSKAIIEKYLMSNHKMLLLILDEIDQLESKNQSILYSIFEWPSKPNTKLILIGIANALDLTDRILPRLQVRCELKPQLMNFPPYTKQQIFNIVSTRLSEANVSDVLTGPTLQLLAGKVAAISGDIRRALDISRRVIERAESNWTAQILQPMNNTGSPRKDQPLNEKSVDLKDVVTVLNGVYGGTQNIDKEESTLPLQQKLLLCSFILILNKGRNKDVTIGRLHEIYKKVCKKRNIHAIDISEFVCLCTLIETRGILKIIKKKEARLSKLSLQWDQEEIGAALQDRNMMAEIINDVSCL from the exons ATGACTAGTAAACAAACAACTATCTCTTTTCCGATTCGAAAAAAGTGTTCTTTTTATGGTACCAAACGAAATGACATAAAAGAAGATTTTTCTAACGCAACTGTGAGGTGTACTCCTACAAAATATATACCAACAGTTAAGAAGATAGTCACATTAAGTAGCAGTGAATCTGAATCTGATTCGGACTCTGAGAATGTTAAAACAAATAAGGTGAAttctaaagaaaatagaagtaatGATGGTGTTAAAACTCCAAGACGTGTACGGAAATGTGATGATTCTGAAG ATGATCATAGTTCTACACCACCAAAGCAGAAAAAATCCGAAAAATCTGTAGCACTTTCTTTAACTCCATCAACTCTCTTAGATAAACTTGATTTATCAtcagatgaaaaaaaagagaaatttgttccaaagaaattatttggatcaaataaatatcgtaATGCTCGTAAAGCCTTACATAGTTCTGTTTCCGAGAATTTGCCtggaagagaaacagaaatagCTAAATTACAAGAATTTATTCGAGAACAGTTAAAGAATGAATCTTCTGCATCACTTTATGTTTCTGGACCTCCAGGTACTGGAAAAACGGCGtgtctttataaaattatccaGCAACCAGAATTTAATTCAAAATTCAAGgttgtttatataaattgtaccACAATGAAATCAGCTGCTActatttattcaaaaattatgCAAGAATTAGATATACCTGTACCAAAGTCTAGTAGAAATAGTAAAGCAATaattgagaaatatttaatgtccAATCACAAAATGTTACTCTTAATTCTTGATGAAATAGATCAATTGGAAAGCAAAAATCAATCTATTTTGTATTCCATATTTGAATGGCCATCAAAACCTAATACAAAACTTATTTTAATTGGCATTGCTAATGCTTTGGATTTGACAGATAGAATTTTACCACGTTTACAAGTAAGATGCGAATTAAAGCCACAGCTGATGAATTTTCCTCCATATACGAAgcaacaaatatttaatattgtatctACAAGACTCAGTGAAGCAAATGTTTCTGATGTATTAACTGGGCCaacattacaattattagCTGGAAAGGTTGCTGCCATTTCAGGAGATATTAGAAGAGCATTGGATATTAGTAGAAGAGTTATTGAGCGTGCAGAATCAAATTGGACAGCGCAAATTTTACAACCTATGAATAACACAGGTAGTCCAAGGAAAGATCAACCTTTGAATGAGAAGTCAGTTGATCTAAAAGATGTAGTAACAGTATTAAACGGAGTTTATGGTGGTActcaaaatattgataaagaagaaagtacaCTTCCATTACagcaaaaattattattatgttcctttatacttattttaaataagGGACGAAATAAAGATGTTACTATTGGAAGG ttgcacgaaatttataaaaaagtatgCAAGAAACGGAACATCCATGCTATAGATATTTCTGAATTTGTATGTTTATGTACATTAATAGAAACTAGAGGaatcttgaaaataataaagaaaaaggaggctCGTTTATCAAAATTAAGTTTACAATGGGATCAAGAAGAAATTGGTGCAGCTTTACAAGACAGAAATATGATGGCTGAAATAATCAATGATGTGTCTTGCTTgtaa
- the LOC124426574 gene encoding uncharacterized protein LOC124426574 isoform X2, translating to MAIMQSCCCWQSVRRGSYACAIYTGIYFIILAITTGTVLQAESEYLSGNRSLPESSSFLEVDTISPATVRFNITFLICSCSGVICTILLVYGLLKPNFNPITAMLYTLNFFLLCLNVYSLLCVISQYQEYLAGRGTAADDNDYRVSILRVSRRKGQRDKGRKVPAVRYTVQPTTTATSCLSSRRAPTNNETKATPTPTQSPTAVRTVLSCTEKSPTVGRANKKHVQFPDTPTPTSSSTPTAIPMSLEKSEIPLTDSNAKYTLDVGVSLEKH from the exons atttactttattatcttaGCCATTACAACTGGAACAGTCTTGCAAGCCGAAAGTGAATATTTATCTGGAAATCGATCATTACCAGAATCGTCGAGTTTCTTAGAAGTTGATACAATATCCCCTG cTACCGTACGATTCAATATAACTTTTTTGATATGTTCGTGTTCTGGTGTAATCTGTACTATTCTTCTCGTATATGGCTTACTCaag CCCAACTTTAATCCAATAACGGCGATGCTCTACACGctcaacttttttcttctatgttTAAAC gtatactCTCTTCTCTGCGTCATCTCGCAATATCAGGAATATTTGGCCGGCCGTGGTACGGCAGCGGATGACAATGACTACAGGGTCAGTATTCTGAGAGTCTCACGACGGAAAGGGCAACGGGATAAGGGAAGAAAA GTTCCAGCGGTGAGATACACGGTACAACCGACGACAACTGCGACATCCTGTTTGAGCTCACGAAGAGCACCGACCAATAACGAGACGAAGGCAACACCAACGCCAACGCAAAGTCCAACCGCGGTACGGACTGTTCTTTCGTGTACTGAAAAGAGTCCTACGGTAGGACGAGCAAATAAGAAGCACGTTCAATTTCCGGACACGCCAACACCGACATCAAGCTCGACGCCAACGGCAATACCGATGTCCCTGGAAAAATCAG AAATTCCTCTGACGGACTCCAATGCAAAGTATACCCTGGATGTAGGAGTTTCTCtcgaaaaacattaa
- the LOC124426573 gene encoding ubiquitin carboxyl-terminal hydrolase 35 yields MGTGQIKRDIERSLNLIVTGKESEIAEGWAKLQKFDDNQLYSQSNTCVDILGRILKERITNVDEIPRIISWFCKHVIRNASDGSTFVSDLTIFFKNTHIKDMYYLTTILQVLIDYGTYFCESGNYVELCEAIVISLASLSVPYQPLKDHKFNDNIIKIQSILKKICSNTKNVHSEDPTFVCLKTLYKIISDKERIQEPALALATVLQLTEPSFIPRAVNWILSESQCDDKLVQALKVLCTWFPEWKGDRLGRWIMEFILGLERKQKDGILIEVTEARLNTMFRALLEPVLRRNASEIIFHILKRQGSLRSLHIIISNMDMILFQLVKENSESSKECIQEMINIRTALTTRQMNHPKTYIFPQINLQVMPQRNVVREILIGPTWTNEKELDSFIEPPKSITGKVGLSNLGNICYMNSVLQALVMTREFCHEILNYKPSNDSGEQVILKKLQNLFALLLYSNRISLSPTEIWNACRPASFLPGQQQDSSEFLCHLLDMLHEQEKCGGNDLSGCQYKVERQDNESPSMEEAGIIKRWTTEENLTGSTILQRKTQSLADFTQGEELSQTQHLSDSHSDSTDSGIQSVGGEEINIQASLVHRVLGGESKITYQCAQCDTSSHNTDKFRDLQLCFPEEIHENQKVSVQDLINYYLTPEKLTGENKYRCDKCMRLCDAQRIIKILQAPAHLILTLKHFHYDFESRLRTKLRHKVIYNDIIQLPVSTQPNPINETYQLYAAVVHSGYSMDYGHYFTYACDSKQNWYKFNDSYVSYTSLEDFKDLKPPDTPYILFYEKLGSSNGIYEDKLELSTLSKHIQEIVAKDRAAYIEESRHQSEKSQQSRYQSTFLRRSDNSDDENPPSSSCRGAVNIQTNSFLC; encoded by the exons ATGGGTACAGGACAAATAAAACGTGATATTGAGCGTAGCTTGAATTTAATAGTAACGGGGAAAGAATCAGAGATTGCTGAGGGATGGGCAAAGTTACAGAAGTTCGACGATAATCAGTTATATAGTCAATCAAATACCTGTGTTGATATATTGGGGCGTATTTTAAAAGAACGGATTACGAATGTTGATGAAATCCCTCGCATCATTTCTTGGTTTTGTAAACACGTAATAAGGAATGCTTCGGATGGCAGTACATTCGTCAGTGATTTAactatattttttaagaatacACATATCAAGGACATGTACTATTTGACGACGATTCTTCAGGTATTGATAGATTATGGTACTTATTTTTGTGAGTCTGGCAATTATGTAGAACTTTGCGAAGCGATAGTCATCAGTCTGGCTAGTCTTTCGGTACCTTATCAACCATTGAAAGATCATAAgttcaatgataatattatcaagattcaaagtattttaaaaaagatatgttCCAATACAAAGAATGTACACAGTGAAGATCCAACTTTTGTATGCTTGAAGacattatacaaaattatatcggATAAGGAAAGAATACAGGAACCGGCTCTTGCATTAGCGACGGTGCTACAATTGACAGAACCTTCTTTTATACCTCGTGCAGTTAATTGGATTCTTTCAGAATCACAGTGCGATGATAAACTGGTTCAGGCTTTAAAGGTATTATGCACTTGGTTTCCAGAATGGAAAGGAGATAGACTTGGCCGTTGGATAATGGAGTTTATACTTGgtttagaaagaaaacagaaagatgGAATACTTATTGAGGTTACAGAAGCTAGATTGAATACAATGTTTCGAGCTTTATTAGAGCCAGTACTTCGTCGCAATGCTTCAgagattatatttcatattttaaaaagacaaGGCTCGCTACGTTCATtacatattatcattagtaatatggatatgatattatttcaattagtaAAAGAGAATTCGGAATCTAGTAAAGAATGTATAcaagaaatgattaatataaggACAGCTCTTACAACAAGACAAATGAATCATccaaaaacatatatatttccacAAATTAATTTGCAAGTAATGCCTCAAAGAAATGTTGTCAGAGAAATACTGATTGGGCCTACTTggacaaatgaaaaagaattagattCTTTTATAGAACCTCCTAAATCTATAACTGGAAAAGTGGGTCTTTCTAATCTTggaaatatatgttatatgaaCAGTGTATTACAAGCCTTAGTTATGACAAGAGAATTTTGTCATGAAATATTAAACTATAAACCTTCAAACGATAGTGGTGAAcaagttatattaaaaaaactacaaaatttatttgctTTGCTATTATACTCCAACAGAATTTCTTTATCACCGACTGAAATTTGGAATGCCTGTCGACCTGCTTCTTTCTTACCTGGTCAACAACAGGATAGTTCAGAATTTCTTTG TCACTTGCTAGATATGTTGCATGAACAAGAGAAATGTGGTGGAAATGATTTAAGTGGTTGCCAATATAAAGTGGAAAGGCAAGACAATGAAAGTCCATCAATGGAAGAAGCAGGAATTATTAAGCGTTGGACTACTGAAGAAAATTTAACAGGGAGTAcaattttacaaagaaaaactCAATCATTGGCTGATTTTACGCAAg GTGAAGAGTTATCGCAGACACAACATCTTAGCGATTCTCATTCTGATTCAACAGATAGTGGAATACAATCTGTTGGtggagaagaaataaatatacaagcATCTCTTGTACATAGAGTGTTAGGTGGAGAATCAAAAATTACTTACCAGTGCGCGCAATGTGATACTAGTTCACATAATACAGATAAATTTCGTGATCTTCAATTGTGCTTCCCTGAAGAAATACACGAAAATCAAAAGGTCTCAGTTCAGgatctcattaattattatcttacaCCAGAAAAATTAAccggagaaaataaatatagatgcGACAAATGTATGAGATTATGTGATGCACAAAGAATTATTAAGATTTTACAAGCGCCCGcacatttaattttaacactgaaacattttcattatGATTTTGAAAGCCGACTAAGAACGAAATTACGacataaagttatatataatgaCATCATACAATTGCCAGTATCAACTCAACCGAATCCAATAAACGAGACTTATCAACTTTATGCCGCTGTTGTACATTCGGGCTATAGTATGGATTATGGACATTACTTCACATATGCTTGTGATTCTAAACAGAATTGGTACAAATTTAATGACAGCTATGTTTCTTATACTTCTCTAGAAGATTTCAAGGATCTGAAACCACCAGATACGCCTTATATActcttttatgaaaaattaggATCGTCTAATGGAATTTACGAAGATAAACTTGAATTGTCTACATTGAGTAAACACATACAAGAAATCGTTGCAAAGGATAGAGCTGCATACATAGAAGAATCAAGACATCAATCTGAAAAATCACAACAAAGTCGATATCAATCTACGTTTCTTCGTCGAAGTGATAATTCTGACGATGAAAATCCTCCATCTAGTAGTTGTCGTGGTGCAGTTAATATACAaacaaattcatttctttgttaa
- the LOC124426598 gene encoding uncharacterized protein LOC124426598: MSKSIQVCQRKSSRCLQIPLKSIEQIYLVFLIPTIVNCIVYIVHFSADLVVATQHFREHNPIWGSCTLSLMYAPAIVYFILTISRPDWWMTDDDKLTKGIFIWFFLQICQLIGFPFFALYRYAGLIVMAVDAIILKGEKRSKTLNISAAPASIELYFFLQAWFQAAPQAIFQTHLLFREYVVQRSFQSIAVHVLCILMSIVILAIETTAFQRFESQRVNGRKLPWAMWLKKYCIEELQYFEEKTPLQLPNITEDNAAAVNSKEELNQEDENKKKSTEEKSEAEVTISLDRQISVTPPLPPKNVHVTPPPTPLRGITTVVPLPVPDVPAPPRPDSIVKTTEHQDLENAKSISIIEQNQKLTSSNQSLKVPKRKHSTKGLDEDDPVGKFLSFLWWFFFILARILAISICYEFYPYYLLGMLGIHYIIMLVYLFYYASYYDVITFFINLWLGLIYIISMIEYKIKFKYADKWLLPYYIFILIQNTVFTLTWYFHAEWDGFWYNYAVCTIFISMALCISSTIVYHVLFKPKKRRVYSS, translated from the exons atgtcaaaATCAATTCAAGTTTGTCAAAGAAAGTCGTCTAGATGTTTACAAATACCTTTAAAATCGATAGAACAAATTTATTTGGTTTTCTTGATACCAACGATAGTAAATTGTATTGTTTACATCGTTCACTTTTCCGCCGATTTAGTTGTTGCTACACAACATTTTAGAGAGCATAATCCAATATGGGGATCTtgtactctttctcttatgtATGCTCCTGCtatagtatattttatattaactatTTCAAGACCTGATTGGTGGATGACAGACGATGATAAGTTAACAAAGGGAATTTTTATTTGGTTCTTTCTTCAGATATGTCAGCTTATTGGGTTTCCATTTTTTGCACTTTACAG atatgctGGACTTATTGTCATGGCAGTGGATGCTATCATcttgaaaggagaaaaaagatctaAAACACTAAACATTTCTGCTGCACCTGCATccattgaattatatttctttttacaagcCTGGTTTCAAGCTGCACCTCAAGCCATATTCCAGACTCACTTACTTTTTAGAGAATATGTAGTTCAGCGCAGTTTTCAATCAA tAGCTGTACATGTACTGTGTATTCTTATGTCCATTGTGATACTTGCAATTGAAACAACTGCTTTCCAAAGATTTGAAAGTCAACGAGTCAATGGTAGAAAGCTTCCATGGGCAATGtggttaaaaaaatattgcattgaa gaacttcaatattttgaagaaaaaacacCATTACAATTACCTAATATAACAGAAGATAATGCAGCTGCTGTTAACTCAAAGGAAGAATTAAATcaagaagatgaaaataaaaaaaaatctactgAAGAGAAATCAGAAGCAGAAGTAACAATTAGTTTGGATAGACAAATATCGGTAACTCCGCCATTACCACCGAAGAACGTTCATGTGACACCTCCTCCTACACCTCTCAGAGGAATTACTACAGTTGTACCATTACCTGTACCAGATGTACCAGCACCTCCTCGTCCAGATTCTATTGTGAAAACTACAGAGCATCAGGATTTAGAAAATGCAAAGtcaatttctattatagaacaaaatcaaaaattaacaAGTAGTAATCAAAGTTTGAAAGTTCCGAAAAGGAAACATTCTACTAAGGGATTAGATGAAGATGATCCAGTTGgcaaatttctctcttttctttggtggttcttttttatcttagcACGGATCCTTGCTATAAGCATATGTTACGAgttttatccatattatttattaggcATGCTTGGTATCCATTACATTATCATGTtggtatatcttttttattatgcaTCATATTATGATGTCATcacatttttcattaatctcTGGCTtggtttaatttatattatcagtATGATtgaatacaaaattaaatttaaatatgcaGATAAATGGCTATTaccatattatattttcattttaatccaAAATACTGTTTTTACACTGACATGGTATTTTCATGCAGAATGGGACGGATTTTGGTATAATTATGCAGTATGTACAATTTTTATCAGTATGGcactttgcatttcatcaaCTATAGTCTATCATGTTCTATTCAAACCAAAGAAACGAAGAGTATATAGCAGTTGA
- the LOC124426574 gene encoding uncharacterized protein LOC124426574 isoform X3: MAIMQSCCCWQSVRRGSYACAIYTGIYFIILAITTGTVLQAESEYLSGNRSLPESSSFLEVDTISPATVRFNITFLICSCSGVICTILLVYGLLKDKRIFLLPWIVNVIACSMVDIAHALYLIIVTPNFNPITAMLYTLNFFLLCLNVPAVRYTVQPTTTATSCLSSRRAPTNNETKATPTPTQSPTAVRTVLSCTEKSPTVGRANKKHVQFPDTPTPTSSSTPTAIPMSLEKSEIPLTDSNAKYTLDVGVSLEKH; the protein is encoded by the exons atttactttattatcttaGCCATTACAACTGGAACAGTCTTGCAAGCCGAAAGTGAATATTTATCTGGAAATCGATCATTACCAGAATCGTCGAGTTTCTTAGAAGTTGATACAATATCCCCTG cTACCGTACGATTCAATATAACTTTTTTGATATGTTCGTGTTCTGGTGTAATCTGTACTATTCTTCTCGTATATGGCTTACTCaag gaCAAGCGAATCTTCCTCTTGCCATGGATCGTTAACGTGATCGCTTGCAGTATGGTCGACATTGCGCACGCTTTGTATCTCATAATTGTGACA CCCAACTTTAATCCAATAACGGCGATGCTCTACACGctcaacttttttcttctatgttTAAAC GTTCCAGCGGTGAGATACACGGTACAACCGACGACAACTGCGACATCCTGTTTGAGCTCACGAAGAGCACCGACCAATAACGAGACGAAGGCAACACCAACGCCAACGCAAAGTCCAACCGCGGTACGGACTGTTCTTTCGTGTACTGAAAAGAGTCCTACGGTAGGACGAGCAAATAAGAAGCACGTTCAATTTCCGGACACGCCAACACCGACATCAAGCTCGACGCCAACGGCAATACCGATGTCCCTGGAAAAATCAG AAATTCCTCTGACGGACTCCAATGCAAAGTATACCCTGGATGTAGGAGTTTCTCtcgaaaaacattaa
- the LOC124426602 gene encoding uncharacterized protein LOC124426602 isoform X2: MNNRILSYLLRARKICKTFDPPHKNRFITYSLLKRTRHFSDISPNKLPNEKLTNENENDLVLEHTSKHKIFHDKDSKVILDVEEEQERILLGDLRIEEKKHDPYSGLNLNRGIQGVYDIEDLISVLQKDNAKDIFVISVPKEYMYVDYIVIVTGKSQKHMSALAAYIRKIFKLKMHKKDIIPKIEGAKCKDWIALDLDAARKQYDLETLWTVGSQYDRQTNKPMVADIMEQYKSFLDVFQPENS; the protein is encoded by the exons atgaaCAATCGTatcttatcgtatttattacgtgcacgaaaaatatgtaaaacatTTGATCCGCCGCATAAAAACAGATTTATTACTTATTCCTTATTAAAACGAACAAGACATTTCTCGGATATTAGTCCAAATAAATTACCAAACGAAAAACttacgaatgaaaatgaaaatgatcttGTGTTAGAGCACACATCAAAACACAAAATATTCCACGACAAAGATTCTAAAGTTATATTAGAtgtagaagaagaacaagaaaggaTACTTTTAGGTGACTTACGTATAGAGGAGAAAAAGCATGATCCCTACAGTGGATTGAATTTAAACC gtGGCATACAAGGGGTGTACGATATAGAAGATCTTATTTCGGTTCTTCAAAAGGATAATGCAAAagatatctttgttatatctGTGCCTAAagagtatatgtatgtagattatattgtaattgtcACAGGTAAATCGCAAAAGCATATGAGTGCTCTTGccgcatatatacgtaaaatttttaaattgaagaTGCATAAGAAGGATATTATCCCTAAAATTGAAGGAGCCAAATGTAAAGATTGGATAGCATTGGACTTAg ATGCTGCTAGAAAACAATACGATTTAGAAACATTATGGACGGTTGGTTCACAATACGacagacaaacaaacaaaccaaTGGTGGCAGATATTATGGAACAATATAAATCTTTCTTAGATGTATTTCAACcagaaaattcataa
- the LOC124426602 gene encoding uncharacterized protein LOC124426602 isoform X1: MNNRILSYLLRARKICKTFDPPHKNRFITYSLLKRTRHFSDISPNKLPNEKLTNENENDLVLEHTSKHKIFHDKDSKVILDVEEEQERILLGDLRIEEKKHDPYSGLNLNRGIQGVYDIEDLISVLQKDNAKDIFVISVPKEYMYVDYIVIVTGKSQKHMSALAAYIRKIFKLKMHKKDIIPKIEGAKCKDWIALDLGNIALHIFSDAARKQYDLETLWTVGSQYDRQTNKPMVADIMEQYKSFLDVFQPENS, from the exons atgaaCAATCGTatcttatcgtatttattacgtgcacgaaaaatatgtaaaacatTTGATCCGCCGCATAAAAACAGATTTATTACTTATTCCTTATTAAAACGAACAAGACATTTCTCGGATATTAGTCCAAATAAATTACCAAACGAAAAACttacgaatgaaaatgaaaatgatcttGTGTTAGAGCACACATCAAAACACAAAATATTCCACGACAAAGATTCTAAAGTTATATTAGAtgtagaagaagaacaagaaaggaTACTTTTAGGTGACTTACGTATAGAGGAGAAAAAGCATGATCCCTACAGTGGATTGAATTTAAACC gtGGCATACAAGGGGTGTACGATATAGAAGATCTTATTTCGGTTCTTCAAAAGGATAATGCAAAagatatctttgttatatctGTGCCTAAagagtatatgtatgtagattatattgtaattgtcACAGGTAAATCGCAAAAGCATATGAGTGCTCTTGccgcatatatacgtaaaatttttaaattgaagaTGCATAAGAAGGATATTATCCCTAAAATTGAAGGAGCCAAATGTAAAGATTGGATAGCATTGGACTTAg GAAACATTGCTTTACACATATTCTCAGATGCTGCTAGAAAACAATACGATTTAGAAACATTATGGACGGTTGGTTCACAATACGacagacaaacaaacaaaccaaTGGTGGCAGATATTATGGAACAATATAAATCTTTCTTAGATGTATTTCAACcagaaaattcataa
- the LOC124426574 gene encoding uncharacterized protein LOC124426574 isoform X1, with the protein MAIMQSCCCWQSVRRGSYACAIYTGIYFIILAITTGTVLQAESEYLSGNRSLPESSSFLEVDTISPATVRFNITFLICSCSGVICTILLVYGLLKDKRIFLLPWIVNVIACSMVDIAHALYLIIVTPNFNPITAMLYTLNFFLLCLNVYSLLCVISQYQEYLAGRGTAADDNDYRVSILRVSRRKGQRDKGRKVPAVRYTVQPTTTATSCLSSRRAPTNNETKATPTPTQSPTAVRTVLSCTEKSPTVGRANKKHVQFPDTPTPTSSSTPTAIPMSLEKSEIPLTDSNAKYTLDVGVSLEKH; encoded by the exons atttactttattatcttaGCCATTACAACTGGAACAGTCTTGCAAGCCGAAAGTGAATATTTATCTGGAAATCGATCATTACCAGAATCGTCGAGTTTCTTAGAAGTTGATACAATATCCCCTG cTACCGTACGATTCAATATAACTTTTTTGATATGTTCGTGTTCTGGTGTAATCTGTACTATTCTTCTCGTATATGGCTTACTCaag gaCAAGCGAATCTTCCTCTTGCCATGGATCGTTAACGTGATCGCTTGCAGTATGGTCGACATTGCGCACGCTTTGTATCTCATAATTGTGACA CCCAACTTTAATCCAATAACGGCGATGCTCTACACGctcaacttttttcttctatgttTAAAC gtatactCTCTTCTCTGCGTCATCTCGCAATATCAGGAATATTTGGCCGGCCGTGGTACGGCAGCGGATGACAATGACTACAGGGTCAGTATTCTGAGAGTCTCACGACGGAAAGGGCAACGGGATAAGGGAAGAAAA GTTCCAGCGGTGAGATACACGGTACAACCGACGACAACTGCGACATCCTGTTTGAGCTCACGAAGAGCACCGACCAATAACGAGACGAAGGCAACACCAACGCCAACGCAAAGTCCAACCGCGGTACGGACTGTTCTTTCGTGTACTGAAAAGAGTCCTACGGTAGGACGAGCAAATAAGAAGCACGTTCAATTTCCGGACACGCCAACACCGACATCAAGCTCGACGCCAACGGCAATACCGATGTCCCTGGAAAAATCAG AAATTCCTCTGACGGACTCCAATGCAAAGTATACCCTGGATGTAGGAGTTTCTCtcgaaaaacattaa